One segment of Rosa chinensis cultivar Old Blush chromosome 6, RchiOBHm-V2, whole genome shotgun sequence DNA contains the following:
- the LOC112173366 gene encoding glutamate receptor 2.8 translates to MKVNYVVGSYLDPLTVKVFPKGSSLVADMSSAILNVTEGKSILKIEANWIEKERNCQDSSSGNISGNSLGLDSFWGLFLIAGVACVFALIIFFTSFLYKHKHVLMPPDSTASTWRRIRAIFETFDDRDASYYTSRSSQQSKKFTGVGHHGLDASQTSNWPESPFSYTNHRDLDSVFGGQQTPSTAGVSPEPVQTIKLAITI, encoded by the exons ATGAAGGTTAATTATGTGGTAGGATCCTACCTTGATCCCCTTACAGTTAAG GTGTTCCCTAAAGGTTCATCTCTTGTAGCTGATATGTCAAGCGCAATCCTAAATGTGACCGAAGGAAAGAGTATTCTAAAGATTGAGGCCAATTGgattgagaaagaaagaaattgtcaAGACTCAAGTTCCGGCAATATCTCTGGCAACAGTCTTGGCCTTGATAGCTTTTGGGGACTATTCCTTATTGCCGGGGTTGCTTGTGTATTCGCTCTCATCATATTTTTTACTTCCTTCCTTTACAAGCATAAGCATGTCTTGATGCCCCCTGATTCAACAGCTTCTACCTGGAGAAGGATTCGTGCCATATTTGAAACTTTTGATGATAGAGATGCCAGCTATTATACTTCTAGAAGTAGTCAACAGTCGAAAAAATTTACTGGTGTTGGCCATCATGGACTGGATGCATCACAGACTAGCAACTGGCCGGAAAGTCCGTTCAGCTATACAAACCATAGAGATCTTGATTCTGTATTTGGAGGTCAACAAACACCATCTACTGCTGGAGTATCTCCGGAACCAGTTCAAACTATTAAGCTTGCTATTACTATTTAA
- the LOC112171148 gene encoding glutamate receptor 2.2, producing the protein MEAKFVVNMGDQAQVPILTFSASSPCLTSLGSSFFFRLTQNDSIQVKAISDIVQNFGWRQVVPIYEDTSYGEGIIPFLIDALQAVDAHVPYRSVVSHIATDDQIQIELYKLMTRQTRVFIVHMNLDMCSKLFAKAKKIGMMSAGYVWITTGGIYNRLNSMSYSDLNSMEGVLAMAVEQVGHTSIEYPNASDFFKATNLDALKVSQYGQKLVRALSGTKFEGLAGDFNVVEGELQSSTYKIINVIGATTKDIALWTPEKGMVSTNTSKTCTNSKCIFGTIKWPGDSFSVPKGWEIPTNRKKLRIGVPLKDGFTEFVKITKDPYTNTTAVTGFCIDVFHAAVKLLPYHLPHEFIPYENSSGSMAGTYDDLVYEKFDAVVGDTTIRTNRSLYVDFTMPYTESNVGMVVPIRDNKSKNAWIFMKPLTWGLWLTTLCFFIWERVVSNSARFVMIVWVFVMLIVTQSYTANLSSLLTVQQLQPTVSELNDLLRNGDIVGYSKNSFVREILIGMGFNNTRLKEINLVEDGDKELTKGTAKGGIAAFVGNTLGLEVFIAKYCSKYIMVGPISKTNGFAHY; encoded by the exons ATGGAGGCAAAGTTTGTTGTTAATATGGGAGACCAAGCTCAAGTGCCCATTTTGACTTTTTCTGCATCAAGTCCTTGTCTTACTTCACTTGGGAGCTCTTTCTTTTTCCGACTTACACAAAATGATTCAATCCAAGTGAAAGCCATAAGTGATATTGTACAGAACTTTGGATGGAGACAAGTTGTTCCCATCTATGAAGACACTTCTTATGGGGAGGGAATCATACCGTTTCTAATCGATGCCTTGCAAGCAGTTGACGCTCATGTTCCCTACAGAAGTGTAGTTTCTCATATAGCCACTGATGATCAAATTCAAATTGAGCTTTACAAGTTAATGACGAGGCAAACTAGAGTCTTCATTGTTCATATGAATCTTGATATGTGCTCTAAGTTATTTGCCAAGGCAAAAAAGATTGGAATGATGAGTGCAGGTTATGTTTGGATCACAACTGGTGGGATATATAATCGTTTAAATTCGATGAGTTATTCAGACCTAAATTCCATGGAAGGTGTATTAG CTATGGCAGTCGAACAAGTTGGACATACAAGCATTGAATATCCAAATGCGAGTGATTTCTTCAAGGCAACAAATCTTGATGCCCTTAAGGTATCTCAGTATGGTCAAAAACTTGTTCGAGCCCTGTCTGGTACTAAATTTGAAGGTTTAGCTGGAGATTTCAATGTCGTAGAAGGGGAGCTTCAGTCATCAACTTATAAGATAATTaatgtaattggtgctacgacCAAGGACATTGCATTGTGGACTCCAGAAAAAGGAATGGTTTCAACAAACACAAGCAAAACCTGTACTAATTCCAAGTGCATTTTTGGAACCATTAAATGGCCAGGTGATTCTTTCTCTGTTCCTAAAGGATGGGAAATCCCAACTAATAGAAAGAAGTTGAGAATAGGAGTTCCTCTCAAGGATGGTTTCACTGAGTTTGTTAAGATCACGAAAGATCCTTACACTAATACAACGGCTGTCACAGGGTTCTGTATTGATGTTTTCCATGCTGCAGTGAAATTATTACCATATCATCTTCCTCATGAGTTCATTCCTTATGAAAATTCTAGTGGCTCGATGGCTGGGACTTATGATGATTTGGTCTATGAA AAATTTGATGCTGTTGTTGGAGATACAACAATTAGAACAAACAGATCCTTGTATGTTGACTTTACAATGCCATACACTGAATCTAATGTAGGAATGGTTGTGCCAATCAGAGACAACAAAAGCAAAAATGCATGGATCTTCATGAAGCCTTTGACATGGGGCCTTTGGTTGACAACTTTGTGTTTCTTCATCT GGGAGAGAGTGGTCAGCAACTCGGCTAGATTTGTGATGATTGTTTGGGTATTTGTTATGCTCATAGTGACACAAAGCTACACAGCTAATCTATCATCCCTATTAACAGTCCAACAACTCCAGCCCACTGTTTCTGAGTTAAATGATCTTTTAAGGAATGGCGATATTGTCGGATACAGCAAGAATTCTTTTGTTCGTGAGATCTTGATTGGAATGGGTTTTAATAATACCAGGCTCAAGGAAATTAATTTGGTGGAAGATGGTGATAAAGAACTCACAAAAGGTACTGCGAAGGGTGGTATTGCTGCTTTTGTTGGTAATACCCTAGGCTTGGAGGTTTTTATTGCAAAATACTGTTCCAAATACATCATGGTTGGACCTATCTCCAAAACTAATGGGTTTGCccactactag